The Dreissena polymorpha isolate Duluth1 chromosome 4, UMN_Dpol_1.0, whole genome shotgun sequence region gtagtagtagtagtagtatagtagtagcagtagtagtagtaagtagtggtggtgatggtggtggtggtggtggtggtggtggtggtggtggtggtggtggtggtggtggtggtggtggaggtggtggtggtggtggtggtggtggtggtggtggtggtggtgttgttggtggtggtggtggtggtggtggtggtggtggtggtggtggcggcggcggcggcggcggtggtggtggtggtggtggcggcgttggtggcggcggtggtggtggtggcggcggcggcggttgtggtagttgttgtagtagttgaagTGTAGAAGTTTGTGTTTTTCAAATTGTATGCGTTCCTTTCACGCCTGAGATTGTGTTTCATAATTTATAACTGAAACTCCGCCATAGACGGTCCTAAGCCCGTTTGCAAAAGGAGGAAGGTTGGGCGTGGGGCTAGCAACCCCACCCCGGAAAAAAGTACCCCGCTACAGAAACCGAAGCAACAGTAAATATAAACCAGCGCTCGATTCAGGAAGATGCCTCTGCAGAGAGACCTGTGACGCAGGCTGGTGAAAGCCTTATGGAAGCCAGCCTGCCGACACAACTTCTTTTGATGAAAGCAGCAACAAAAGTAGGAACTTGGTATGTAAGAACTATGAATGAAACGGGGAAAGCAGCTCAAGTAGCAAATGAGATGCAGCGCTACAACATCCAAGTACTAGGAATATGAAAAAGTAGATGGAATCGATCCGGCCTGACCACATTAGCAACTGGAGAGAAGGTCCTCTACTCGGGACACGCCGAACAGAACCATGACCACACAGAAGGAGTTGCCATCATGATGTCCCCTGCAGCCGCTAACGCACTCATGGAGTGGCAGCCAGTTTCCTCCAGAATCATGACAGCAAGATTCAACTCTAAAGGGAGGAAGGTGACCATTATCCAGTGCTATGCCCCCACTAACGATGCAGATGAAGAGACCAAGGAAACATTCTACGACGCACTGCAAACAGAAGTAGACGAACTACCCAAGAGAGACATCACGCTCCTGATGGGTGACATGAACGCCAAGATAGGGAAAGATAACACAGGTAAGGAATTGATCATGGGTACCCAGGCCATCGGAGATATGAACGAAAATGGCGAACTGTTCACAGACTTTTGTGCCTTCAATGACCTGGTCATTGGCGGCAGCACGTTCCAACACAAAGACATCCAAAAAGTAACCGGGATATCACCAGATGGCAAGACAAGACACCAGATAGACGACATCACTATCTCAAGAAAGTGGAGACGCAGCCTGCAAGACACAGTCTCCAAAAGAGAACCCGACGTAGCTTCAGACCACCAACTAGTGATGGGAGTCATCAAGATCAAGCTACGGGCCTTCAGAGACACAGCAGATAGACCTCAGGCTAGATTCAACATCCAAAGACTCAAAGAAACAGGCTTCAAGGATACCTTCTCAGTTTCTCTTAAAAACAGATTTGATGCCTTAGGTATGGTGACAGACGAAATGCCACTGGACGAACATTGGAGCTGCCTGAGGGACACATGGAAAGACTCGTGCCAAGAAGTCCTGGGAAAAAGAGCCAACACTTTTAAAGAATGGCTCTCCGGAAACACCTGGACTCTGATACAAAACAGGCGAGACATCAAACAGAAAATCAACAACACCAAGAATGAAGATGAAAAGAAAGTGCTCCAGGAAGAATATACTAGCATGAATAAAGAAAAGTGCCAGGACAGACAAGAGAGTCTTCTTTGACACCCTTGTAACAGAAGCAGAACAGGCAGCTGGAAAGAGAGACCCCAGCACTCTGTACAAGATCACCAAAACTCTCTCTACCAAGACGTCCAACCAAAACATACCAGTCAAAGAAAGCGAGGGACATACTATCACTAAGGAGGAAAACCAGAGGCATCGATGGGCTAAACATTTCAAGGACCTTTTAAATCGACCTCGACCCTCAGAGAGACCAGATATCCATCCTGCAGACACTCCACTCAGAGTCAACACCAACCCTCCAACAAAAGCTGAGATCCAGAAAGCCCTGAAGGcactaaaaaacaacaaagcacCCGGACCAGATGGAATTTCACCAGAAGCACTAAAGACAGACTCTTTCATCACGGAAACCATGCTGCTGCCCCTACTGCAGAAAATCTGGGCAGAAGGAAGAATTCCAGCAGATTGGATAAAAGGACACCTGGTGAAACTTCCAAAGAAAGGAGACCTCGGACTCTGCAAAAACTGGCGAGGCATCATGTTACTGTCAGTGCCGAGCAAGGTACTAACCCGCATCATCTTGGAGCCACTTAAAGATGCAGTCGACAAAAGACTCAGACCAGAACAAGCTGGCTTCAGAAAAGACAAGTCGTGCACCGACCAGATCGCAACGCTCAGAGTCATCATTGAACAGTCCCTGGAGTGGCAGTCAACGCTGTACCTAAACTTTGGTGACTTCGGCCAAGCTTTTGACAGTGTTGACAGAGAGACCATTTGGAGACTTCTCCATCACTATGGAATACCGCCAACATTTGTCAACCTGATTCAGCAACTATACGAGGGTGCCACATGCCAGGTCATACACAATGGCAAACTGACAGAGGACTTTGAGGTAACTACAGGAGTCCGCGAAGGGTGCATGCTGTCACCGATGATCTTCCTGCTTGTGGTGGATTGGGTCATGCGGGAGACAACCAAAACAGGTAAGACCGGAATCCAGTGGACCCTAACACAGACCCGGTAAGATCTCAACTTTGCAGATGACTTGTGCCTGATGTCCCAATGCTACGAAGACATGCAGCAGATAACAGACAACCTTGCCAGAGAAGCAGCAAAAACCGGACTGCAAATTTACCTCGAAAAGACAGAGAACAAGAAACAACAGAAGCCTATTACCCTAGGGGACAAAGAGCTCAAGGAGGTGGACTTCTTCACCTACCTTGGCAGCGTTGTGTCAGCAGCAGGCGGTTCTGATAATGACATCAAGGCTAGACTCGGAAAAGCCAGATATACCTTCAACACTCTAAGGCCAGTCTGGAAAGCAGCATCCCTCTCTATCTACACTAAACTCCGGATTTTTAACTGCAATGTCATGTCTGTCCTCCTCCACGGCTCTGAGACCTGGAGAGTCACCAACACTCTGGCTAACAAGATTCAAGTCTTCATTAACAGGTGCCTCCGAAACATCCTAAAGGTCAGATCTATGGACAGACAAAGTCAAGAACACCGACATATGGAAACAGGCAAACCAGGATCCCATCGGACAACAGATCGCAAGGCGGAAATGGAGGTGGATTGGTCACACCTTGCAAAAACCTCCAGAAGACATCATCCGGCAGGCCTTACAGTGGAATCCCCAGGGCAAAAGACGAGTCGGCCGCCCTAAGACCACATAAAGGCGATCTTGTGAGGAAGAAATGAAGAACTGTAAAATGTCAAGGGGAGAGCTAAAGAAAGCAGCCCAAAACAGAGTACGCTGGAGGACTGTTGCCGAGGCCCTATGCTCCACAAGGAGCTCAAGGGAATAAGTAAGTAAGTATTTATAACTGAGTTAGTTTAGTGAATTCCATAGATATGACTAGAACGTAAGATCGCacgataattaatatttaaaaaaactaaccGATGTAAAAATCGGCAGCCTTTAAAGGTAAACATGAAACAAGCAAACTCATGAATTACAAACGTTAACATATTAAGCTTTGAGATTTTAGTTGTTGATGTTTACCTGTTTGCGGTACATTAATTTTATGTTCAGTGTCGTAGTGTGATTTAACCACTTTTAATAAGTGAatacgcatttttttttcaaacctcTTAATGCGACTTAAATTCACCAAAAAGGTATTCTAAACCAGACTATGTCAGAGTAAAGATGCTGCCAATATTTTAAGCTATAATTTTTTTCACACACGATTTTAAATCGAGAGCGACGCTCGCTAGAAACACGATTGATATGCGCACGCAcgtattttaaattatgtttgttgaATGTCTGATCGTAGAGTAATAATTTGCTTACTATTTTTATTGATATTCTGCATCCTTGTTTGTCCAAGCCTAAGGGTATTTCAGAATCTTATACGTGTCACGTTCAACTTTAAACAGATGTACGCAGTAACGTAATGGCTAATTGAactgtatttatttacaaaagtataataaatgaaaataaagcgCAGAACGCCGGTAGTgtacatttgttgttgttttttaatgaaatttattgaatttgaTCAATTGTATCAAAACATGATTACTTTCTAAATAGTTATTTTAGTGAATTTAGAAAAATTATCTAAAACTCAACAAGGAAAACCAAAACCGATTTATCATTCAACACCGGCTAGATCATAAGGTCCTATGTGTCGACTGCTATGGATACATTTCGATTCACAGTCCCCAAAGAGGGCGTCGCCTTTCCATCAGGTGACGGCGGAGTTACGGTGACGCTGCTTAAGTCCCGCTCACAACCGGCTTCCTGTCTAAGAACGGCTACTTCGATGGCCAGGGAGCGCCGCTCATCCGATGTGGAGAAGGATTCCTCTTCAGAAACAACGATAACAGTGTCAGTTTCGGTAGGATCGCAAACATATTGAGGCATTAAAACGTTTGGGTGGTCGGGTTAGTAGGAACTAACATATCTATTTACTCCAAACGACATTAAACGTCAATTTAAAATTAAGACACGAATATcgtattaagaggaaatgtcatgTAAAATGGaacttattacatgtatatgctatatTGTGTCAGAGATCCGTCCAGGAAAATGCTGATGAAACATTTCCTGGGCCCgcattcaccaaacaattctaaGACTCAAGTCACGGAATAAagaatgtttttaattgaaattatcaaaactttctttaattttgagtcaaacatgCCACAAACATACTCTATCACTTaattcttcatgtagaacattttctAAATGGCATAATTACTACTGGTAGACGACATATATTCCAACGCTGATTGTATATTTCTTTTTCCAAGTCTATTCttaattcttaagtctaagaatgggttggttaATGTGGATCCTgattacttttatatttatttaacccaCACATATCTTATAAATTATGCGTGTGTTCTAAATATATGGTTATTTCCGAAATATATGCATGCGAAGAACATTGAATTAAGAGTTATTTTGTGGTTTCCAGTAATAAATGATGAGTACAAATATGAACAAATATGAACGTATTATagataaatgaaaatattcattttgacAAGGAGAGTTCTATTTCAactgaacaagtacatgtataacaCAACCCATATTTGCCCGTATCTCTACCTCTACCTTAAACGAACGAGAAGGCGACATGTACAGATTTATGAATACAGCTATCTCTGTGATTTTATTTGCatacattaaaggggccgtcaaacagatttcacgttttggtaaattgacaaaaatttaaaaaaaagtcgtttcagattcgcaaatgttcgttgtagttatgatctttttgaggaaatagtaatactgaccatttaccatgctcttaagtatatattatatgcatcttttgatgatttgaaaacctgaaaattataaagcgtcgtgcgacgcgaagcgattaaataatttggaaagttctgttgtcgttttattttgggatactacgaggattgcttatataggtaaaaaaatacatccgctctgagcatgagcatggatggtcgagtggtctaggcggagACTTTTTGCTccaatggtcagtggttcgagccctgttgagggttaatttgtattcttgttttttactggagatctTTAGTTCAaacgtttaaatttatcaatataatgcatttaatgaaaatcttaaatacatgcgaaaatctgttggacggcccctttaacagaTGAAGTTATTTTTTAGGCTTTAAACTCACTTGTTCCAATGCACATGATTAATGTTCACTTGTAAAGCGACATTTTATATTTCATACATCGCTTTCTGCAGAACGTATACCGCCTTGAGCACATAGTATGAACGCAGCGTACTTCAAGGTAAACTTTATCTGACCTAGCGGATAGGCAAGGATTCAAGACACCAGTCAGAACAAGTTTTGTTCGACAAGGAGTTTTGCGTGACTAAAATAGTATatgaaatttgattttttaaaggaTGTGGGATAACGGCTTACGATGCGTGCTGAATAAACAATGTCGTCTTTCGTAGGAATCGGATGTATGTCGGGCTCGTCACTTGACGGCCTAGACGTGTGCTGCGTTGAATTTACGGGTGACATTTGTTCGGACCTCTGGGGATACAGGATTCTCAATGCGGAAACCATCTCATACGACGAACAGTGGACGGAGCGCTTACGTAACGCCGCGATGCTGTCGGCCGCGCATTTCGTCAAACTAAACGTCGATTACGGGCTTTTCGTCGGCCACAGCGTGGCGCGATTTATCACCAAACACAGGCTTGATCATAAGGTCCAATTTGTCGCCTCCCATGGACATAGTTTGTTTCACAGTCCACACGATGGCGTCGCCTTTCAACTGGGTGACGGCGAAGTGACGGCGACGGTGCTAAAAGTCCCGTTCGTAACCAGCTTCCGGTCTAAGGACGTCTGTCTTGGTGGCCAGGGAGCGCCGCTAGTCCCATGTGGAGAAAAATTCCTTTTTAGAAACAGCGATATTTGTGTCAATTTGGGTGGGATCGCAAATATCGGGGTGAGAGGCCTGGTGGGGTATGACATCTGTGCGTGTAACATTATGCTTAACTATTTGGCGTCAAAAGCAAACGCTGGTATGGCGTTCGATAAAGACGGGGAGCTGGCTAGAAATGGCAACGTAATCCCGGAAGTGCTTGTGAAGCTGAAAAACATCGCCTACTACCAGGATGCAGCGCCGAAATCACTCTGGACAGATTATATCGACTCGAACATTATGCCTATACTAGATGTAAGTCTTTTTTCTTCACATTGTGTGCAGGGCTCCTCTGGAGCATCATCGCACTTTGAAAGTACAAGGAGAactgagtagaaccagtacttggtgtctttggggaacgCGCAAACACTgtagatcgaacccgtgacctcccgaacgctaggtggacaccacatccattacccGGCCGCCACTGCGACCTTGTCAAACAGCAACAGTTATGGTGGCCGGTTTTCCGCCCAGTCATTTCAGCTTGTTGTTGGGTTTGATGGCCGCCAACACGCCAAAACGACAAATATTTAAACGAGAATGAACAATATACACACCAGACCAACAAAAAGAGCGACACGTATCATTATTGACGATTAACCTTTCGTCGTTCTGGTGGGTGTATTTGTCGTTCTTTTATGTTGTCGTATTGGCGAAATTCTACAAACTTTCCAACACCCCAGAACGATGTGGTAGAAAACAGCCATCATAAGAAAATGACTAACTATATGCTCTCGATAGATTGTCAGTAACATTATTATTTCCGTCTCATATGAGGTGTGCATGCGAATATGATGTTATGATCCTAGTTTCATCCCTTGGTGTTGGGCTTTATGGACGTTAACCCGTAACGAAAACATGCACTATACGTGAAGTGCTTCGGAATGCACGTGCATAGCATGTTCCAATGCTGTAGGCTGTTTAACTTTTAATTCTATGTAGCTTGAAAGCGACCCAATTTTAGACGATGCTAAATACTAGTAGTTAAATATAGGAACGTATCGGTTAGATTAGTCGTTCTATGGCATGAAGAGATTATCAAATAGCACTAGTTATAcatgtggtaatttattttatgaatagtatttaaaatattaaaaaaacatgactATATGAACGTTGATAAGTCCAATACGGTCAAATCTGAAtttaacaattcaaaatgtgtttcTTTGTTCTAGACTGACAAGTACATTGTCGTCGATCTCCTGCGCACGTGCACGGAGCACGTAGCTTCCATGGCAGCGAACGCGTGCCTGGAGGCGAAAAACTCCCTAGCAACCACGTTGCTTGGCAACGCACCAACGGTGCTTATAACGGGAGGGGGCGCTTTAAACAAGTTCCTTATGGAGAACATACGACAACTTATTGAAGTGCAAGGACTTGTTGTTCAGGAAGTAGACGAGGAAACCATTAATTTCAAGGAAGCCCTGATTTTTGCTTTCCTTGGCATGCGCTGTTTGCTGGGCGTCGAGAATGTCTTTCGGGAAACAACCGGTGCTCGGAAAGATTCGGTTTCCGGAAGTATCCACAGACCAGCAACGTGTCCGGCGTTAAAAAACAAAAGTCTGTTGCACTGAATTGCATTGAAAATACGCAGATCGCCGAGCAATTGCACGTGTGTGACGAGAATTTTAGACTTTCAGCTTTAATAAGAAGAACGGTCAGAATACGAAACAAACGTTCCATCAGTGGTGTAGCTATATATTTGTGTAGCCATTGTATGTCCGGTGTCATAACTATGTTAAAAAAGTGAAAACTATAAATGGTAAACAATGCATTAAAATGAAGGGTAACGGTCGAAGAGAAAACCCTTATTAGGCGATCAATGAAACTTGCTAACTGCGAAGATTGGCATAACCgtgttataaaaacatgtctgaAAGTTTGCAAACTAATTACTTTGTGCTCCTGGCGTGAGACAAACTACGGACTTGATACCGGGACCACCCTCCTTGATACCATCTTCGCCCAAACTAGTTTTAACTTTATCtcgtctttgaaaaaaaatgcttaagaGACAAAGCATTATAATTATAGTTAAACATTTAGATCATCGTCGTGCAATTCAAGACGAAGCAGCAATAAGTTTATATGAGATAAAATTACAAACTTGGTTGTGTATGTCTgtctttattcaaataaaatagtacaagttaatgtttcaattttacaAATCATATAAAAATGCAAACAGTCCTTTATTCTTACTCTTGGTTGATTATTGCTGATACATGTTTAATGAAAGAGCGTTTTTCTTCCAAATATAAGTTGATTACATCAATTTACATGACAACTTCATTGGGTTCAACCAAACGGATAAGCTACTTTAGAAGAAAGTTAGAGGAAAGTCGACTCGATCCCTAGATGATCCAGTTTTTAATCTAGTCTAATTGCTTCGATATTAATGTCGTATGGTCATTGCAACAGAAGGAACATACTAACGCATATTGGAATAATTGTTTTCTTCTCCCAGTGTATACCAGCTAAAACGATGGGAGAAAAGGATTAAtagtgacttaaaaaaaaaaaaagaacacacatttttatttgcTCAACTGTTTCGTTACTCATTCTGTGATTGTGTATGTACTTTTTGCTATTGAAACGCTtacattttatgttcaaataaaacataaatttactGATTATTATGCGTGTTTTCTGCAAATATTGGCCATTTGCGCGAATCGTCAAAGCGGTAATAAGTATTTTACTGTCACAATGTCTTACTTCAACAAAAGCATGTCCAAGCTGTCTGATGACGTCGTTTGCAAGCTAGCTGTATCAGAGCTGGGTTCAGCgagattaaaatatgttttccgTTGAATACGAACATATCTAAGACGGTCGAAACTAACAAAATGAACTGGTTTTGTATCTATCGACAATGGGTTACAAGATACATGCTTGCATTGAATTGTGCAATATAGTCATACACTTTTGTAGTTAGCTGTTTTCTTGTACACATGAACGTGTTACCATAGAAAGAATGACTTAAGTACCGCTGGTCCAACTTTACACTTAGTACCGACGTAGCACATTCAGACATTCTCAATACAATTTCATTATTATAACAAAAATGGAGAGGACACACACACATTATTGTATTTTTGACaagcaaaattaatattttgatcTTGACTTTATGACCGGATCAACAACTAGACAATTGTATTGCCTAGCCACTGCAAATGTGTTTAAGATAACTTGTGTCACCCGCGTACAAACAAAAGCTTGAGTTTTTGTCGTTCTTATCTGGACATCATGAAGCTAATGAGCAGGGACATCGACCTGTGCAAAATAGAATGGTTACAATACAGACTGTTGAGAGAAGACACGGAATGTTCTGGAACACTTACACCTGATAAACAAGTGTTGATTGTAATGTGAAGTTGCAGACATTATTCAGAGCTTTCGAAGGGTACACATCTTACTAATTCATACCAATGAATATGTTACAAGTCACGAGATACCATCCTCAAATAAGCAAAAGAGGCATACGGTGTAAGCCCTTCTGGCTCTGCTGGGGCGATGCTTATAACTATGTACTAGTATCTGAAAACGCACTTGACAGGCGAGAGTCTCCCAGCACTGGTTTCTCATTTCCGTTTCGACCTTCATGTTttgcttgtttattatatgtatgtAACTGTTTTGTCTCAGCGCGCGGAAAGGGTGTGCGTCAACGTAAGTAGATATTAAAGGGCCAGTTCCATAGTTTTTTTGGCAAGAAATACAAAAGCTTTAACCATATTTCGTGTATAACAATACctatatttataaacatgttattgtgtgtttttttgtaaagCGCTGTTAAATGTGTTGacgaatacatttttttatttgataacataaattaaaaaaaacaacttaaaaagtcGTATGAGGTACGAAAGGCCAATGGGGCTGATAACTTAACGCAGGTGTGTATCAATGAGGGGTGTGTATCAATGAGGTATTCAAGAGTCGCCGTATCCAAGATACAGAGCTTCATCTAATGTTATCCCCAAAACTGTGCCAAACATCTTGGTCTTGTATGACGCTCTCTTACCTCAATACTCTACTAAATTTGCCATTCATGTTAGTTAACTTACGTGACATGTTTGGCCTGTCTTATCAATGAATAGCATGTGTAAACAACGAAATCACTCGTTCATCGCATGACGAAATTGAAGGCGCCAACTACGACCATATGATTGTCTAGTGCTCAAACGGGTACACGAAAAAACCCGAATCCGCGGGTCAAAAAATACCCGCGGATCCGGGTCAAAGTTTTTGCGAACGATACCGGTTCAGGTCGCAATTAAGCTACTAAATACAAGATTACATGTAAAACGTGAAGTCAAATCATGTATTTTAAACAAGTGAAGAAAACATCACATCCTTCATCATTTTAAGCAGTGTTGGTATTACAAATAGTCATAAATGAATAGAAGTGACGCACCAAAAGCATTAACGTCGAGTTTAATTTGTTATTCACATCACAGAATGGCGACGTTAAAAAAAACCAAGCTTGCATTATAACATACATCGACTTCAAATTAGAAAAGGCAGTTAGAGACAACAGTGAAAGTTATAAAAAGGCAGTTAGAGACAACAGTGAAAGTTATTTTGACACCTCTCCTCCAAGTAAGACAAGCTTTATTTTTGCTTGACATGTTTTCCTATGCACTTTTGATCGCTATTCCAAGTAatacaaacatttgcaataacgtTGTGTAAACCTAATAAATAGTTATATATTAAGTtcagtatttcattcataattaaataaatcaaaacaataaaaagtataataatctaaacaatatacttgacaaacagttgaatatATAAGAACGCTAAAACATGCTATGCCaattaatgtagttttattttaattaacttatgtaTTATCTGACCCGACCCGACCCGAATTTTCTCGGGCCTTCAGGGCGAGTATTCACTCTGCCggccgattatcacttctggccctcaagcaacgagGTATTAACCTCTAAATCATCATCAATTACAACACCTAAACCATAATACCATCAAGGCTATTATCCTCATTGTCTTCCTCATAAAGATTTTCTCATAATAATCATCTTAACCGTCATCATATTATTATCCTGTTATCACCGTTATCACCATACAAAACACGATGTTAACTTCATCATCCGGCGGGtattaattttgtgtttcaaagAAATAATTCAGTAACCAAACAAAAGTATTcctgatatttaaaaaacaaagcaACTAGTTTTGACGATGGTGACTTGATAAGTTTTGACTAATGTAGACACGTTTCTTGGATAAGCGTTTTTAAGCTTTAAGATGTGATCACATGTGTTTGAAGCACAGGTAAATAGCACAATTACATTGTACTTAAGCTATTATGACATGTAGTCATTAATTTCGGGTCAAGTACTGGTACTAAGGTTGAATTTAATAAGTTAATGTTTGAGAATTACCTAAGCCGACTGAAAAAGAAAGAGGGTTGGGACTCGGGCCAGCTACTGTACCTGTCAAAACCTTATTGTTACAGAAACACCAAACAGCATAACAACAGACATTACGGACCTGGGAGAAGATGGACCTCTAGCTGGTGGGTGTATGACGCCAGAGTCAACTAGAAGCCATCTAGCCGAAGACCATCATCTCAAAAAGGACCACCACACACAAACGTCCGAACCATGTACTGGAAAGACAGTGAAAGTTGTTGGAGAGATGAGGATGCTTAACCTCACCATCCTAGGAATCACGGAATCAAGATGGACTGGTTCTGGGAGAAGCACTTCCAGTGCGTTACAACTGTTCTAGGGGCATGAGTAGGAGGATGCAGCACAGACTCATCAGTCAAAGGCGAGGCACTGGAAAAGGAGTAATAGTTTCACCTATCTCAGACACAGATGTCAGACCCAGCATATGTACAGCATtagcagccttccatcagctaaagaacattaattttgatGATCCAGTGCAATAGGCATCAACACAAAGATCAGGCTCTTAAATACCATTGTGAAGCCAGTACTACTTTATGGAGCACAAAAGTATTTTTCTCTCACTCTTACATTCAGTATTTATTGAACttttttatcttaattttttttagcCAACCTCAAAACGGTCCAGCAGACCTCGACAAAACTTCACCCAAATGATCCTTTGGCGACATAATATTTCACGGTTGTTAAAATTTGTTGGGCTTTCAGAAAAATTATGTAACTCAGTCTCATCTTGATGTTTAACCTAGGAGCCTGCGCGCAACAATCTGACTCATCTGGGTCATCACTTCTgccaaatgtttgaaaaacacacTTGCTGGAGGAAGAAATTTTTCTGAGACAAAGTGCTTCTGATGACTTTAATATGTTGGAGCTTTGACCTTGATATGTGACCTTGGACCTAAATCTTGCACTTAAATAACTCCATCTTGTCATGCTTAACTCCATCTTATAATGTTTATCAACTCTGTCTTTTTTTGAAAATCCACTGATGCTTGAAAAAGTTACACCAATAACAAATGGTAATGACTGATTTCCTTAATTTGACTTGACCTTTAAGCTGGTGTTTGTGCTTCTTTCTATCTCATCATGCTCATTACTTTCACCAAGCTTTTAGAACATCCATTCAAGCTGGACTTATTTATGCTTTAGACAAATATTTCAGAATTTTCAGAATAATAATTTCCCTATTTATCGTAAATTACCTCATCTTAAAGGTTCCACCACCTTTCTGAAAAGGCTGAACACTGAAGAATACATAAATTTTTATTATTGCAAGACATGCaagtacttttttatttttattaccatctttttttttataaata contains the following coding sequences:
- the LOC127879608 gene encoding anhydro-N-acetylmuramic acid kinase-like, which gives rise to MSSFVGIGCMSGSSLDGLDVCCVEFTGDICSDLWGYRILNAETISYDEQWTERLRNAAMLSAAHFVKLNVDYGLFVGHSVARFITKHRLDHKVQFVASHGHSLFHSPHDGVAFQLGDGEVTATVLKVPFVTSFRSKDVCLGGQGAPLVPCGEKFLFRNSDICVNLGGIANIGVRGLVGYDICACNIMLNYLASKANAGMAFDKDGELARNGNVIPEVLVKLKNIAYYQDAAPKSLWTDYIDSNIMPILDTDKYIVVDLLRTCTEHVASMAANACLEAKNSLATTLLGNAPTVLITGGGALNKFLMENIRQLIEVQGLVVQEVDEETINFKEALIFAFLGMRCLLGVENVFRETTGARKDSVSGSIHRPATCPALKNKSLLH